A region from the Devosia lucknowensis genome encodes:
- a CDS encoding Maf family protein has protein sequence MLILASASATRKALLDKAGLAFTTHPATIDERGIESETFNAGGDGRDVALLLARRKAEAVSALHPGAIVIGADQTLALGPELLHKPSSLGDAADQLDHLRGKTHRLHAAVTLVRDGALLWSDVQTAELTMRDFAPDERDLVLRLEGEAILSSVGGYRLEGPSIRLFETVTGDYFTILGLPLLPLLAALRNIAPELLQS, from the coding sequence ATGCTGATCCTCGCTTCCGCCAGTGCGACCCGTAAAGCCTTGCTGGACAAGGCTGGTTTGGCGTTCACCACCCATCCAGCGACCATCGACGAACGTGGCATCGAAAGCGAAACTTTCAATGCCGGAGGCGACGGCCGGGACGTGGCGCTGCTATTGGCGCGGCGCAAGGCCGAAGCGGTTTCCGCGCTCCATCCCGGCGCCATCGTGATCGGCGCGGACCAGACGCTGGCGCTGGGGCCTGAACTTTTACACAAGCCATCATCTCTCGGAGACGCTGCCGATCAACTCGATCACCTGCGCGGCAAGACCCACCGCCTGCATGCCGCGGTCACGCTGGTCCGCGATGGCGCCCTGCTCTGGTCCGATGTGCAGACGGCCGAACTCACCATGCGGGACTTTGCACCCGACGAGCGGGACCTCGTTCTCCGCCTCGAAGGCGAAGCCATTCTGTCTTCGGTTGGCGGCTATCGTCTCGAAGGGCCGTCCATCCGCCTGTTCGAAACCGTCACTGGCGACTATTTCACCATTCTCGGGCTTCCCCTGCTTCCCCTCCTGGCCGCTTTGCGCAATATCGCGCCTGAGCTGCTGCAGTCCTGA